ATAAATACATCCTCTACCTGTACCGTATTCTACCTCATAAATACATCCTCTACCTGTACTGTATTCTCTCCTATAAATACATCCTCTACCTGTACTGTATTCTACCTCATAAATACATCCTCTACCTGTACCGTATTCTACCTCATAAATACATCCTCTACCTGTACCGTATTCTACCTCATAAATACAACTTTTACATCCTGTACTGTACACATATTCTACATCTGTAGTAGCTATTCTACCCTCTTCTGTACCATCCTCTACGTAAAAATGAAACCTTCATCAATGCTGAACCTATGTGGTATGGTAGCCGTACATTACTTTGCTTCACGTCTAGATATTCAGAACCTGTTCCTTCAAGACGTCCTCTACTTATACCATATCCTACAAAAAACTtttgatataggtacatgtactttatatatCTTGTACAATGTTTTCCCTCATGAACTCAATGACATAGCACCCACCACTGTATTCTATAGCTAGTTGTGCTTGTACACTCTCATCCTCATTGTTTAGATAACATAGAATTGCCATGTTGCCACATCTTATCAGAGAACTTTGCCATTAACCCTGCCGTGTGTTTACAAGACCGACTATGGTACATACTTTTTAACCTCTAAAAGAATACTCCGACTGTGCAGAAACATTTGAGCACAGTAAAACTGTCTGATGTGGGGTAGATTGTAGTTTAGCTGTATGAACAAATCTAGATGACGTATCTCCGATAAAACACACATCCTGCATCCACACAAGCCACATGCTGTTCATCCAACTTCTATTCTGTCTTGAAAAATTGATAATCGATTGATAAGATTGATTTCATCGttgatattatgtatatttaaactttaGAGAGTTCACCTACGGTATATGGTATACATGCTACATTTCTTAGATTATTTGGTTAAAACAGTTTGTAAAACAATTGTGTCAAGATTGACGAAACCTTCAGATTTACTTGTTGTGTTGCTGTTAAATGCAGTATTGCACTATTGGTCCTATGAGAATAACTGATATTAGTAATAGgaccaaaaaaaaataagaaaagaaaaataatgaaaagaaatatGCATGTAAAGCTGTTTGTCTCTCACATTTCTGGTTTGGTAGTTTCAAACTAAGGGGTGATAATCTTATATACAATAGAAATTCTAACAAAAACTTTACTTTCTAACTAACAAAAACTTAGATTTTAGTCACAGTAGTACCTAATAATAATGCCATAATATAGAACATGATTATCAGAAAATATGATCTATTTACACAAGTTAATTCAATTATATAAAGCTCTATCAAATATTGCAACAATTCAACTACATATTAAGTATCATCAGTCATTTGcatattttatgtttgtgtagaaatatgtacattgaCTGACTAGTGTACTTCATAGTGAACCTCATTTATACACCTGTTTATGTTATGATGCGTTACTGCAGCAAATattatttagaaaatatgtAGGAAATAAGATTAAGCACAACCACTCAACCATATTTTAGTGAAATTTTGTTGGCAACAAGAGCAATGAAATATGTGTTTACTGCATATTTAGTTACAATATAATGCTTATTATATGTTACTGAGATTTGTTCTGAGGATGAAGGCCATTTGTGGGGATCTGATGAAGTACATGCTATGTATATACTGCATTtgccataattagcacccctttCCCTATAATTGCCCTCTCCTTATGTGGATAGGGAATTGAAGTTGTTTAAATGCCTCCATCTCATGgatttaataatgttttttaacatatatatgatGCCTCTGACATCAACGCTAcagtatcccatattacatgaacttgcgagtcttttacatgtgaatcacgacatgATAAAGGTTAAAGTTTAAAACgcatatgtatgtttactgtaacagataatgTGTCGtgagtacagaaagagttaTGATATGGCTGATGTTTTccgtccacaacttacatttggTACACTAATAAATGCAttcccctacccccccccccattcccCTTTTGTTACAATTTCTGTTTCTAAGTGCCATGGGTGCTAATTACAGCGATTAcggtatatataataataatctGTCCAGACATCTCTAGttatatcacaaataaaaaatggGATTGATCAAAGCCACTGGAATACTGGATGGTGcctttcatataaaaataacttCAAAGAAATGTTCTGGTTTATGAAATTTGGTGTAATTTCCTAACACATAACATCATGTTTTATGTTCAGACATGATTGGCACATTTTGAAAGAGACAAAGTCTTTATTGTAAGTTACATACTAAGATTTGACAGATAGTTGTGTCTATAACAAATTCATATGTATGGTAAATTGATTAATGCTgtcatttataaacatgtttctCTGAAATAGGAGAACATGATTCTTCAGTAATACTTGAAACAAATGACGTACTGGTAACATTGATCTTGGCATATCACATTCCCCATAACTGTAACTTACTGGTTAATATGGTGTATTGAGTGTCCTGTATTTGATTCCACCCTGTGTGCTAGCTGTGTTTAGTTTTATCTATCGAGTGGCAATTCAAACTTTAAATTAAGACTTTATAAGGTTACATGAACGTCTATGTTTTCAATGTAAGTATTTCTCAAGTGCTATCTTAAAATCCACTTAACCAATATGCAGTAATCAGAATTGTATAGTATTCAAGTGACCAGGCTATACAGAACTCTTATAAATATAGAAAGTTACGGAATAAATGGAGAGTTTCAAAATTAACAAAGCACTGAACTATAGGGCATGTATTGTAATCAAGTAAACTGTCAATGATTATAACAATTTCGCTGTTTGAAATGATTTGTTTCCGTACACAGGGCTTTTGCTATGTCATAccatatatattattatgataAACTTCCTCTATAGAAAGAtgctgtgtaataaaaaaaaaataccaagcTTGGATATAAACAGACAAttcatacatgtgtatatacatatatatataagatccAGGCATCTGTAGTAAAATGAGCAATAGTCATTCACACACATTGAAAATATAGAAATTACAGGATATAAGCTACGTATCATGTGTATTTACCAACACAAGGAAAGGGGCTGATTTCACGGCCAAAAGTGCTACCTTGAGCTGCCAGGTAATTGTGTACACCTGTTGTTAATTAAACTATTGGCCTTTCAGAAACCCCCAATTAATGTTGCCTAGTGTATTATCTGTGGGGAGGGCTACATGGTACTGTAGGGATGTTGGTTTGTTATTATTGGTCTTTTACAGGGAAAGGTAGGTCATGTGTTGGCTGTAAATTAGTAAAGACAGGTAATAGGGAAATGGTCAGAGTTTTCTGAGTGAGAGATGGGTATGGTGCTAGGACTTGAAGTAAAACGGTTGTCTTAGAAAGGGTGAAGATGAGAAAAGAGAGAGAATTGTAAGACAGTTGGAGGAGAAGTTATGAGACAAAGAAGGGCATACTGAAACAACAGCAGAAGGGATGAAGAGATATTGTGAAATAAGCTGAGATGCTGaagaaatagaaatatataacaGTATGGAGACACATTGGGGTAGGGAGATGAAATATACAGAGAGGGGTTATAATGTTGGTAAGACTTGGAGAGGTCATGATTAGAGTGAGACCAGAAGGGTTGGGATTAAAAAATAAGATAGTTATGGAATGAGAGACATTGGAGTGAGATGATAAGACATATTGATATGGATCATAAGACCATACAAACAGCAGGGGGCAGTTCATTTGAGTATAGGGGAAAGGGTTTGTGAGACAGAGTGAGAGTAATAAACACAGGACTGGTAAGTGGGGAAGGAAGAAAAACAAGAGTATGGGGTGCAATAGAGGGAAAGGGGTGGAAATGTGAGAGAAGAGGATCTCCCTAGGGTGGTGGAGGGAGACGATTGAGTAAAAGGATGGGAAGCCAAACAAGAGGGATCGGGGTCTGACAGAAGGGGGTAAAGGGATAAGGAAATGTTTCCCAGACAACACAAAGGCTGATTTAGCACATAATTATCTCTTGTTTAAAACTACACAGGGAACACTTAAAGCCTTGAAAACTAAAAACAGTAGCAGAAGATAATGATATAATGACTGTTCTGTATGTCAGTATGTATTGTGTGGTTAGGAGGCTCCACATGGTAATACTTCATGTTGTAGAAAAGGGGGGGTGGGTGGTAGAACCAACCTCAGGAAATATCAAGGGTGATTGTACAATCACAACATGCAAAGGagacatacatacacatcaCGTACTTGGTTCATCTGTTAATTATTGTCAACTAAACCGGTTCACCTTTACTGAGGCTTCATCAGGACACAAAACTTAAAATTTGCTcttatcatacataaaatgaatTTACTGTTTTGATTGTTAATTGTGCTGTGTAGAATAATGTCACAAGTTTCGCCCTTACTGTGGGCTTCTTAGGGACAAATTACAGTGTGTGTTTAAAGTACTAAAAAAGAGGATCCCAATGTATTACGACGTCATCAACAAGAGATAGTATAGCCTGGTGTAATGGTACCTACCTACTTTACCTCATATTGTGATACAGGAGAGGCTCTCAATGCATGACACGTTAACGTTACATAATCATGTACACACTGTATGTTAAAACGAGATCTTAACCCGTTTGTTTGGTATCTACATCCGAGTTCAGCCAAAAACAAGAGATGTTAGTCCTAGTAAGGACTTGCCAAGTACACAGTAACATTATATAAATGGTTGTTATTTCTAATGGCATCcaaaaacattcataaatgaTCACCTATTAAGTTGTTTGAAATATTCCAGTCAACTAGTGTGatttaaataatcatatttaatcTGAAAGAGTCCTAGCATCTTCCGATTTCTGGAGATATGTCATGAACAATACATAATATGGCGTCTCTTCTTTTAGGGAGGAACGATCATATAATGGTAGGGGTTGAATATGACCATAGAGAGATATTCAGATTGCTCATATGTAACTGATTGGATTCAGCCATGCATACAATGAAAATATGAGACTTGATGCTTTGGTTGTTGATGGTGGCGGCCCCACTGTGAGTTGGATGCTTTGGTTGTTGATGGTGGCGGCCCCACTGTGAGTTATACCAGGCCGCTATTGATTGTTCAGTGTTATATATCAAATAGGTCCACACATCCTATCACAAACAAACCCATAGAGATTCTCAGTTTCATCAGATCTTTGTCATTGATTAACAATGTGTCTGCAAAAATGCTAACTCAGCAAAAATTTTCAATGTCAATCTCAGAATTTCACAATTTATTGGTCACAGACGCTCACCACTATCAGATGCATATTTACATGAGAGAATGTTTCAATGATTTACATTACAGTATAAATAACATTCAGTTGATTTAATCCTCAATAACATGAAACTAAAAATTCATAAATTGCTCACGTGATAAACAACATGTAACAATGTCCTAACTTTTTAATTTGTGTCTCAAAGAGAACAAAAGGGTAGGAGGAGGGCTTATGTTAGCCTTGATGTTGGCATTGGTGCCTTCGTTTGCAGTTAagctttatataaaaatgtcaatttgttGTGTTCCAAaaaaacagacatttatatttgcATCAATAAATGATTATAAATGTCTTGGAATGGggaaattttcataatttcgAGAGGCCTAAGTGTACTTGGGTTAAAGTTCTTGAGTAAGTGTTCAAATACTGTTGTTCTTTTTTTGAGTATTTGCAATCACTAACAGGGAGGAAACGCAGGATTTTCAAGAGGCCCCTTTGGACAAGTAATGACTGTTGGAGGCGAGCTTAGCTattctcaaaacaaaaaatataaactggTTTTACTTGTAATGTGATCAATCCTCTGTTTGTATTAGTGTAACACACTTACCATTACAAATTGACcatcacataaatatatatgttatcaaCATTAACAATTACGtatgtattgtgtattacaGGTATCCAAGCTGGTCATTCTCCATGAAGAAGCAGAAGATGGTAACGCTATGCCAGACCTGGCCATGCCAGTCCAGACAGTCAAACTGGCCGTCGATAATCTGGTCAAGGTATGGACTTTGTTGTCAATCTTTTCCTCACTCCTAACTCCTTATTAAATCTTATAACTGCACATATAAACGTTTATATATTGGTATGAAAAGCATAACTAGCATACATATTATTCATGGTTGAATCCAAAACAGTCATCAGATTTTCTAATTTTCGcattgtttttttatgatatttgccCTCTTAAAGTTAAATGCCACCGTATTGCACCGGCCGCTAGCTTTAGGTTAATCTTTATGATATAGTTGACTTATCCTAGAACTGGGAAGGCCATTCGTGCACTGTTGATTCTTGATCTGtaaatgtagtatatatatatagccactATACTTATAAATACCTGTTTAGGACTAAACAAGCAGACAAATTGATGATGAGCTGACTTTTAGGTCCTTTATGATGAACACTAATGTTAAGGTTCAGATCGGTTATGGTTGTAAaggtttaaagatgctccaccgttgacaaatggtattttttcactatcaaaaacggcagcagacgatttagtatttttcttcagttacaaaagttacttactttacaccattaccgccgaaaagtttgagcttctaatttcacttcaagttaaaataaaaaaaaaaaaattaattgcatcccgaaaaaattccatagcactatatcctatatggaatgaagtactgattgcgcttgacccaaaggcaaaataaattattttatattattttttgtgttaattagacttatgcatacacaattaaacactaattattgttcaaatgatgaatatcatttatactgtcggcgatggagcatctttaatgtatatgggacaaaattaaacattaggTAAATTTTCTTATCCATTATTTGATATGAAGATATAATGTTGTTTTCTAGGTCGGGTACGACACCATCAACAGTAGTGAGGACCAGATTCTAAAACAGGACATGCCACCCGCCCTCAATAGAGTAGAGGAAGCATCCTTACTTCTCCTACAGGCCTCACAGCTCCTCCGGACAGATCCTTACTCTGCTCCCGCCCGCAAAAAACTTATAGAGGGATCTAGAGGTAATTAAGGGCTAAAAAAACTTATGGAGGGATCTAGAGATAAGAGCTATGTAaattgatgatgatatgattatgtgttattaaaaaataataaaacattcttATCCAAGATTTccttaatatcaataatatcgtCAGGTCAGACAAGTGTTTATTATTAATGAGTTAAACATGTGAGTGATACCGGCCCTCGTGGGctcttgtttttaaaatgaattcacAAAGcttcaatattttacaaatattcatGTTTTATGCACTAGGTATTTTACAAGGGACATCTGCCTTGCTGTTAGCATTTGATGAATCAGAAGTGAGAAAAATCATCCGTGTATGTAAAAATGTGTTAGAGTACTTGGCTATAGTGGAGGTTGTGGACAGAATGGAGGATCTCGTCACATATGTCAAAGTAAGTACAAAGTCAATCGTCACGTATGTCAAGGTAAATGTCAAACTCCAGAAAAAAGACACAAGATGACATTGAGTTTATTTTGTCTTGACCATGCTTTTCCATCTAATTGACAATGTTACATCTTGTAATTGTCAAAACAATCTgttgaaaaagaagaaaaaaatatatcagtacCAAAATCATAATGAAAAATTGAATTGTTAAATTGGTACTTTTGTTTAcgtgttaataggactttaaccAAACCAACTGAACTAAATCTTACTTGAAAAGATTAAACAACCAATCTGTCTGTATCCTGATCAATGAAGCATCATAACTGTATCAGATCTGTGTTTAACAACCATATTTGTGAGATAAAACATAATCTTGATGTTTTCAGAATTTAAGTCCAGTCCTCACCACGATGGCCAAACAAGTGGATGGCCGTGAGAAGGAACTGACTCACCAGGTCCACAGAGAGATGCTGTGTCATTCTCTAGATCAGGTCAAAAATCTCACCCCTGTCGTCATTAGTGGAATTAAAATTTACATCACAGCCAAAGGTAAGATAATCAATGTCATAGCACCCTTTTATCCATTCAGTTTGGACTTACTGATGTTATGAAAACCCTAAATGAACTGGTGGTCTGTACTGATGTGATTCTGTTAAATAATTGTAATTCCTCACAATACACTTGACATTGTAATACTTACATTATGCTTTATGTTGTTATTTCTTACAATACTCTTCACATTGTAATTTCTTACATTACACTTCACATTGTAACTCCTTACAacacatttacattgtaattcATAACTATATACTTAACATTTTAAATCCTTACAAATACACTTCGCATTGTATTTCCTAGCAATATACTTAACTTTTTAAATCCTTACAATACACTTCACATTGTATTTCCTAGCAATATACTTAACATTTTAAATCCTTACAATACTATAAACACTATATCTTATAATTCCTTATACAGAAAACTACACAATGCCCCAGCAAGTTGCTGATGCTCAGACCAACAGAGACTACATGGTGAAGAAGATGAGGGATGAAATCCATGAAATTATCCGGGTCCTGCAGCTGACCACATACGATGAAGAAGAATGGGATGCCGATGATTTAGCTGTTATGAGGAAACTCCAGAGCGCCATTGACCAGAAAATCAAACCAGCGAATGATTGGTTGGCAGACCCGACTGCTCTCGTTGGTAGTGCCGGTAGGTGGAGATAACTCCAGTTTGTATTCCATCCTTATGAACGTGACTTGTATAattgattgaaaatatatattggtaTATTCCAGATTAAAAATCATTAACTAGTCATTAAAAATAGGGTTAAaaggaaaaacaaaacaaagtagTTCTGGTAGGTGGAGATGACTCCAGTATACAATCTTGTTGAATATTTAACAATTGATTCTGTTATTTTCCTGAAACAAAttctttgttattttgtgtACATCAATATTTGTGATTAAGATATGAAATTATCATGATTGACCAGAAAGCATTTCATTATGTCACATGACCAGAAAGCATTTCATTATGTCACAAATGTTCAAAGTTTACATTAAGCAACAGTTGTTATTATGAAGAGATAGCTAAAATTTATCATCAAATTGCATACTAGGAGACAAATCACTGCATCAGATTCTGGAGGACTCCCGGCGTGTAGCAGACAGATGTACTGATCCAGAGGACAGAGATAGGATATTGAAGAACGTTGGGGACATGGAATCCATGGCTAATGCTCTCTCAGAGCTCAGGCAGCAGGGCAAGGTAAGTAGGGTTGTATACATAGACCCAGGGCTTGAACATCTTTATTAAAAGCATGTGGAAAAAGAAAGAATAATTGGAATAATGTTAGTCACATACTACTACCAAAAGCTTATACATTTAAGGTATTTCGTGTGTCTTGAGTTCAGTACCTAACTCGATTTGCcctcttctacttctagaagATTGCATCTGTTCACTTAAATTGTTGCTCTTCTGCTTCTGAAAGCTCTCCATCTATatgctggaagatcttctgagaagacTTCTCTTCTTAGAAGCGTGCAAATCGAGTTGATCTGTGATGTTGGATTGTTCTTTAGTGGAAGAGACTTTAGATATAAGATGTGGTGTTTACAGGGTAGCAGTCCACAAGCTATGTCTTTAGCCCGTCAGATCCAAAGTAAACTACACGAACTACAGCAGCAGACCCAGAATGCCATCGTGAAGAGTGAGAGATCTGGTATACGTCGTCCCGCACCGACTGTTGAGGGAAAGGTAGAACAGGCTAGTAGGTGGCTTGCCCATCCTGGCATGGACGACCGTGGACTCGGTAAGTGGCATGAACGACTGCAGACTTGGTAAGGATAGCAATATCTGCCAAATCTGTCAATCATTTAATACAGCACTACTCACAAGGATTTATTCCATGGCTCCCAAGGAAATCCCCAgaattattttctgaaatttcagaatGAAATATTCCTTTGTAAGACATTAAGAGATACTTCCCTTCTTAAAACTTAAGTATTATTGGTTATCCTGTATAggttaaaatacaattttagaGCAATTTTCATCTCATGCTATAGCCTAGATAGTTTAAGGGTGTGTACTGGTATACTGGAGAATAATTGTAGGAGAAGAACTTTTCTTGTggaatattttcaaatgaaatttttttgttgatttaaacatttgttaTCCAATGTTTTTGTAAGTattaaaaacataagaaacaaatAAGTGATATTGATATGTCTGGATTTTgatgtatttatgtaacattatATATCAATTCATTTATAACATAATTTGATTGATACAGGAGAGCAAGCTACGCGTATGATAGTAGCAGAGGGGCGTCGGGTAGCAGATTCGTGCCCAGGACCTCAGCGCTCAGATTTGATGAGGCTATGTGACGAGACAGAGATACTTACTAATCAGCTATCAGATCTGATACGGAAAGGACAGGTATATCAGAATAATAAAATAGAAGTATAGAGGGgtaagtacaatttaccgtcggtaagtcccaccttccagtgtTTATGACATCATAAAAATCATGCCAAATGACGACGTCATAGTCACTGGATGGTGGGACGAatcaacggtaaattgtacttaacTCATGTCGTTTAGAGATCTCGAAACCCCCATATTTTCAGGGTTCATGTACCAATGAACCCTGGTTGAGTTCTTTGGACTTTTTTGCTTCAATGATCATCAGATCTTACAAATAAAGTAATAAATCTGACATCAAGAACAGCAATCTGTCAGTagcttttaatttatttgacaGTAATAATTGGATTGAGTCATACTTTATATTCTGTATGTAACATTGTTGAAAAGTTAAAGGGAGGCAACATTATTAAATGTTAGTTGTTTTTGATTGGGAAAAGTATTCAGATATCAATTTTAGAATGAAATGATGAATTAAAACCTCCCTTGAATCTACTAGTATGATGTGGAAATGTTGAACTTAAATCACCACTACATGTTGAATTCCAGGGAGATAGTCCTCAGGCAAAGGCACTGGCTAAAGCTCTGACTGAAAAACTCCATGCTCTCAAGTATAAAATACAGGAGGCATTGGTTAGTCAGGTAAGTCAATGACAATGTCAAACAAGGTCACTCTCCAGTAAACTAAAAAGAAATGCAGGTAAAAATTAACTATTTAACAATAACCTGGATGTTATTGCAAAAATATATTGCTACAAACTGTaaacatttattgaaaaattctatatatttaaaaaatgaaaaaattaaaatagtgataaataaataaaagatgtgaaatgatttgttttcttcCTTCTGTAGGTTGCTGATGATTTTATCGACATCTCCATGCCTCTGAAGAACCTGACTGATGCTGCTCTGGCTCCCTTAGGTAGGTTGTGGTAGCTTAAATAACTAATCACTGCATTTGAACAGAAATGACTAGAATAAAATTGAGGAGAGAAAAACGGGAGAGGGTTGATTGTATAATGTCAGAACGATCTTTGTTAACAGGAACTCCAGGTCGTGATGCTAACTTTGCTGACAAGGCAAGACAGTTTGAGGACCACTCTTCCAAACTAGCTGACACTGCCAACATGGTGGCTACCAAAGGAGGATGTAGGAACAAGAAAACTGTAGAGGCCATCTTTAAATCATCAGCACAGGTAAGATATCAAAGTCATCAGCACAGGTAAGATCTTCAAATCATCAATACAGGTAAGA
The DNA window shown above is from Argopecten irradians isolate NY chromosome 8, Ai_NY, whole genome shotgun sequence and carries:
- the LOC138329525 gene encoding vinculin-like isoform X1; translated protein: MPVFHTKIIESILEPVAQQVSKLVILHEEAEDGNAMPDLAMPVQTVKLAVDNLVKVGYDTINSSEDQILKQDMPPALNRVEEASLLLLQASQLLRTDPYSAPARKKLIEGSRGILQGTSALLLAFDESEVRKIIRVCKNVLEYLAIVEVVDRMEDLVTYVKNLSPVLTTMAKQVDGREKELTHQVHREMLCHSLDQVKNLTPVVISGIKIYITAKENYTMPQQVADAQTNRDYMVKKMRDEIHEIIRVLQLTTYDEEEWDADDLAVMRKLQSAIDQKIKPANDWLADPTALVGSAGDKSLHQILEDSRRVADRCTDPEDRDRILKNVGDMESMANALSELRQQGKGSSPQAMSLARQIQSKLHELQQQTQNAIVKSERSGIRRPAPTVEGKVEQASRWLAHPGMDDRGLGEQATRMIVAEGRRVADSCPGPQRSDLMRLCDETEILTNQLSDLIRKGQGDSPQAKALAKALTEKLHALKYKIQEALVSQVADDFIDISMPLKNLTDAALAPLGTPGRDANFADKARQFEDHSSKLADTANMVATKGGCRNKKTVEAIFKSSAQVNDLTPQVVTAARIVLADPNNAAARDHFDLMKKQWTDNMEQLRGLVDEAVDTPAHLKAVEEAILRDTDRVEDGIRTNDPAKMVMNGSNIARRANRVLQVAHTEAENSEDPQFVDQVNRAAENLKSTISPMVQSAKTMSMNPHDGKAVNDWRKDNQKLISAVGDVRDIFREEPGFDQFPPPPPDLSQLHITDQSMPPLPPPPIWPSQEFSEIFNLGRPPASAYSPTSATYSPVVVDSPPNRNISARVPDQFADGSHMMPQPEDRCYPHQSTMRQQEAYPGQFAPQAPPPPVPPPPQDPFSYYGRDGAPPRPPLPTDQTPPRPPPPDTDDEEDMIFPSVPQANQPIMMAAHALHMETKQWSSKDNEIIGAAKRMAILMAKLSQLVRGEGGTKKDLISTAKKIAEASEEVTKLAKKLAAECTDKKMRTNLLQVCERIPTIGTQLKILSTVKATMLGAQEPIPAPDGSEIACGSEEDQEATEMLVGNAQNLMQAVKETVRAAEAASIKIRVDSGYTIRWLRKRPWYTS
- the LOC138329525 gene encoding vinculin-like isoform X4, producing MPVFHTKIIESILEPVAQQVSKLVILHEEAEDGNAMPDLAMPVQTVKLAVDNLVKVGYDTINSSEDQILKQDMPPALNRVEEASLLLLQASQLLRTDPYSAPARKKLIEGSRGILQGTSALLLAFDESEVRKIIRVCKNVLEYLAIVEVVDRMEDLVTYVKNLSPVLTTMAKQVDGREKELTHQVHREMLCHSLDQVKNLTPVVISGIKIYITAKENYTMPQQVADAQTNRDYMVKKMRDEIHEIIRVLQLTTYDEEEWDADDLAVMRKLQSAIDQKIKPANDWLADPTALVGSAGDKSLHQILEDSRRVADRCTDPEDRDRILKNVGDMESMANALSELRQQGKGSSPQAMSLARQIQSKLHELQQQTQNAIVKSERSGIRRPAPTVEGKVEQASRWLAHPGMDDRGLGEQATRMIVAEGRRVADSCPGPQRSDLMRLCDETEILTNQLSDLIRKGQGDSPQAKALAKALTEKLHALKYKIQEALVSQVADDFIDISMPLKNLTDAALAPLGTPGRDANFADKARQFEDHSSKLADTANMVATKGGCRNKKTVEAIFKSSAQVNDLTPQVVTAARIVLADPNNAAARDHFDLMKKQWTDNMEQLRGLVDEAVDTPAHLKAVEEAILRDTDRVEDGIRTNDPAKMVMNGSNIARRANRVLQVAHTEAENSEDPQFVDQVNRAAENLKSTISPMVQSAKTMSMNPHDGKAVNDWRKDNQKLISAVGDVRDIFREEPGFDQFPPPPPDLSQLHITDQSMPPLPPPPIWPSQEFSEIFNLGRPPASAYSPTSATYSPVVVDSPPNRNISARATMRQQEAYPGQFAPQAPPPPVPPPPQDPFSYYGRDGAPPRPPLPTDQTPPRPPPPDTDDEEDMIFPSVPQANQPIMMAAHALHMETKQWSSKDNEIIGAAKRMAILMAKLSQLVRGEGGTKKDLISTAKKIAEASEEVTKLAKKLAAECTDKKMRTNLLQVCERIPTIGTQLKILSTVKATMLGAQEPIPAPDGSEIACGSEEDQEATEMLVGNAQNLMQAVKETVRAAEAASIKIRVDSGYTIRWLRKRPWYTS
- the LOC138329525 gene encoding vinculin-like isoform X3, producing MPVFHTKIIESILEPVAQQVSKLVILHEEAEDGNAMPDLAMPVQTVKLAVDNLVKVGYDTINSSEDQILKQDMPPALNRVEEASLLLLQASQLLRTDPYSAPARKKLIEGSRGILQGTSALLLAFDESEVRKIIRVCKNVLEYLAIVEVVDRMEDLVTYVKNLSPVLTTMAKQVDGREKELTHQVHREMLCHSLDQVKNLTPVVISGIKIYITAKENYTMPQQVADAQTNRDYMVKKMRDEIHEIIRVLQLTTYDEEEWDADDLAVMRKLQSAIDQKIKPANDWLADPTALVGSAGDKSLHQILEDSRRVADRCTDPEDRDRILKNVGDMESMANALSELRQQGKGSSPQAMSLARQIQSKLHELQQQTQNAIVKSERSGIRRPAPTVEGKVEQASRWLAHPGMDDRGLGEQATRMIVAEGRRVADSCPGPQRSDLMRLCDETEILTNQLSDLIRKGQGDSPQAKALAKALTEKLHALKYKIQEALVSQVADDFIDISMPLKNLTDAALAPLGTPGRDANFADKARQFEDHSSKLADTANMVATKGGCRNKKTVEAIFKSSAQVNDLTPQVVTAARIVLADPNNAAARDHFDLMKKQWTDNMEQLRGLVDEAVDTPAHLKAVEEAILRDTDRVEDGIRTNDPAKMVMNGSNIARRANRVLQVAHTEAENSEDPQFVDQVNRAAENLKSTISPMVQSAKTMSMNPHDGKAVNDWRKDNQKLISAVGDVRDIFREEPGFDQFPPPPPDLSQLHITDQSMPPLPPPPIWPSQEFSEIFNLGRPPASAYSPTSATYSPVVVDSPPNRNISARVPDQFADGSHMMPQPEDRCYPHQSTMRQQEAYPGQFAPQAPPPPVPPPPQDPFSYYGRDGAPPRPPLPTDQTPPRPPPPDTDDEEDMIFPSVPQANQPIMMAAHALHMETKQWSSKDNEIIGAAKRMAILMAKLSQLVRGEGGTKKDLISTAKKIAEASEEVTKLAKKLAAECTDKKMRTNLLQVCERIPTIGTQLKILSTVKATMLGAQGSEEDQEATEMLVGNAQNLMQAVKETVRAAEAASIKIRVDSGYTIRWLRKRPWYTS